The following coding sequences are from one Labrys wisconsinensis window:
- a CDS encoding ATP phosphoribosyltransferase regulatory subunit produces MPDPSYAALDALAERAGYEPLDPPILQPADLFLDLLGEDMRRRAFLTTDAEGREFCLRPDFTIPVSLHHLKHAAAGAVGAYAYRGPVFRFRTDGPGEFAQAGFENFGRTDLEAADAEMLGLAIEAVQALGLESPEIRMGDAGIVTAMLDALALPPVWRRQLANDVLRVKNLDADLARLGETTPKNGAAAYAGFLAALEGADPGAARAAVADLLSIAGIQPVGGRTVDEVADRFLEQAALSSGGGIPAETVALTRRLFAVAGDPDSASAALRAIAADARLDLGAALDAFDRRTGFFAAQGVDVGAVKFSTAFGRRLDYYTGFVFELHDPARPEGPQLVGGGRYDRLMTRLGAPAPIPAVGCSIWLDRFAGETP; encoded by the coding sequence ATGCCTGACCCTTCCTATGCCGCCCTCGACGCGCTCGCCGAGCGCGCGGGCTACGAGCCGCTCGACCCGCCGATCCTGCAGCCGGCGGACCTGTTCCTCGACCTGCTCGGCGAGGACATGCGTCGCCGCGCCTTCCTGACCACCGATGCGGAAGGGCGCGAGTTCTGCCTGAGGCCTGACTTCACCATTCCGGTCTCGCTGCACCATCTCAAGCACGCCGCCGCCGGCGCGGTCGGCGCCTACGCCTATCGCGGTCCGGTGTTTCGCTTCCGCACCGACGGGCCGGGCGAATTCGCCCAGGCGGGCTTCGAGAATTTCGGCCGCACCGACCTCGAAGCCGCCGATGCGGAGATGCTGGGCCTGGCGATCGAGGCGGTGCAGGCGCTCGGGCTGGAGAGCCCGGAGATCCGCATGGGCGATGCCGGCATCGTCACCGCCATGCTCGACGCCCTCGCCCTGCCGCCGGTCTGGCGCCGGCAGCTCGCCAACGACGTGCTGCGGGTGAAGAACCTCGACGCCGATCTCGCCCGCCTCGGCGAGACCACGCCGAAGAACGGCGCGGCCGCCTATGCCGGCTTCCTCGCCGCGCTCGAGGGCGCCGATCCCGGCGCCGCGCGCGCGGCCGTGGCCGACCTCCTGTCGATCGCCGGCATCCAGCCGGTGGGCGGGCGCACGGTCGACGAGGTGGCGGACCGCTTCCTGGAGCAGGCGGCGCTGTCCTCGGGCGGCGGCATCCCGGCCGAGACCGTGGCGCTGACCAGGCGCCTCTTCGCCGTGGCCGGCGACCCGGACAGCGCCTCGGCGGCGCTCCGGGCGATCGCCGCCGACGCCAGGCTCGACCTCGGCGCGGCGCTCGACGCCTTCGACCGGCGCACCGGCTTCTTCGCCGCGCAGGGCGTCGACGTCGGCGCGGTGAAGTTCTCCACCGCCTTCGGCCGCCGACTCGACTACTATACCGGCTTCGTGTTCGAGCTGCACGACCCGGCACGGCCCGAGGGCCCGCAGCTCGTCGGCGGCGGGCGCTACGACCGGCTGATGACGCGGCTGGGGGCGCCGGCGCCGATCCCGGCCGTGGGCTGCTCGATCTGGCTCGATCGGTTCGCGGGAGAGACGCCATGA
- the hisG gene encoding ATP phosphoribosyltransferase, whose translation MTDSPLLLGIPSKGRLQENCAAFFGRAGMRFVQERGARDYRGAVAGMDDVEVLFLSASEIAGQLASGAIHMGVTGEDLVRETIPRADERVLMIEPLGFGQANVVVAVPQAWIDVRGMMDVEDVAASFRQRHGRRLRVATKYVNLTRGFFSGHGVADYLIVESLGATEGAPASGAADLIVDITTTGATLAANALKVLEDGIILRSEANLVGSLSAPWGARARAGAAAVLARIAAQARAAATREVRCALAEADEPLLADLAGRFGAGAPFGPPAAGQPLTLHAPAATIYALADWLAARGAHTISVSTLDFVFEPENALMQKLEAGLGPTPAADGARAG comes from the coding sequence ATGACCGACTCTCCGCTGCTGCTCGGCATTCCCTCCAAGGGCCGCCTGCAGGAGAACTGCGCCGCCTTCTTCGGCCGCGCCGGCATGCGGTTCGTGCAGGAGCGCGGCGCCCGCGACTATCGCGGCGCGGTGGCCGGCATGGACGACGTGGAGGTGCTGTTCCTCTCCGCCTCCGAGATCGCCGGCCAGCTCGCCTCCGGCGCCATCCACATGGGCGTCACCGGCGAGGACCTGGTGCGCGAGACCATCCCGCGCGCCGACGAGCGCGTCCTCATGATCGAGCCGCTCGGCTTCGGCCAGGCCAACGTGGTGGTGGCGGTGCCGCAGGCCTGGATCGACGTGCGCGGCATGATGGACGTGGAGGACGTCGCCGCGAGCTTTCGCCAGCGCCACGGCCGGCGGCTGCGGGTGGCCACCAAGTACGTCAACCTGACGCGCGGCTTCTTCTCCGGCCACGGCGTCGCCGACTATCTCATCGTCGAGAGCCTCGGCGCCACCGAGGGCGCGCCCGCCTCCGGCGCCGCCGACCTGATCGTCGACATCACCACGACCGGCGCCACGCTCGCCGCCAATGCGCTGAAGGTGCTGGAGGACGGCATCATCCTGCGCTCGGAGGCGAACCTCGTCGGCTCGCTGTCGGCGCCCTGGGGCGCCCGCGCCCGCGCCGGCGCCGCGGCCGTGCTGGCGCGCATCGCCGCCCAGGCCCGCGCCGCGGCCACGCGCGAAGTGCGCTGCGCCCTCGCCGAGGCGGACGAGCCGCTGCTCGCGGACCTTGCCGGACGCTTCGGCGCCGGCGCTCCCTTCGGCCCGCCAGCCGCCGGTCAGCCGCTGACGCTGCACGCGCCGGCTGCGACGATCTACGCCCTGGCCGACTGGCTGGCGGCACGGGGCGCCCACACCATCTCGGTCTCGACCCTCGACTTCGTGTTCGAGCCGGAGAACGCGCTGATGCAAAAGCTCGAGGCGGGGCTCGGGCCGACCCCTGCCGCGGACGGCGCCCGGGCCGGCTGA
- a CDS encoding response regulator: MSEDESAIAGVRILIVEDEALLSLLLEDMVQDLGCTVAGNLSSLEAARGFLAAAPGPIDLAILDVNLGGTPSYPIAAMLDERGIPFLFVTGYDERDIDEAWRDRPRISKPFNVPDLEHAIARVAGRA, from the coding sequence ATGAGCGAGGACGAGAGCGCGATCGCCGGGGTGCGGATTCTGATCGTCGAGGACGAGGCGCTGCTCTCGCTCCTGCTGGAGGACATGGTGCAGGACCTCGGCTGCACCGTCGCCGGCAACCTGTCGAGCCTGGAGGCGGCCCGCGGCTTCCTCGCCGCCGCGCCCGGCCCGATCGACCTTGCCATCCTCGACGTCAATCTCGGCGGCACGCCGAGCTATCCCATCGCCGCCATGCTGGACGAGCGCGGCATCCCCTTCCTGTTCGTCACCGGCTATGACGAGCGCGACATCGACGAGGCCTGGCGCGACCGCCCGCGCATCTCCAAGCCCTTCAACGTGCCCGACCTCGAGCACGCGATCGCCCGGGTGGCGGGGCGGGCATAG
- the rsgA gene encoding ribosome small subunit-dependent GTPase A, whose product MLEPYGWSSALQNDFAPHAAAGLVPGRVTVQQRGLYRLITPSGDLAAGLSGRLAFEAEAGGYPVAGDWVAAAARPAEGTATIQAVLPRRTLFRRRAAGPGEPAAQAVAANVDLALLLASFNADFNLRRLERYLAIAWESGAEPVVVLTKADAGTDPARVVAAAESVAAGAPVLAVSSLTGQGLAAVRALIRPGRTAVLLGSSGVGKSTLLNALAGGPVMATQAIREQDARGRHTTTHRELVLLPGGGLVLDTPGMRELGLWDAESGVSATFADIEALAQQCRFGDCAHGREPGCAVRAALEEGRLEEARWRSYDKLRRELAHLDRRDDPVARAEERRRWARISKAHRGGPAKRRWDED is encoded by the coding sequence GTGCTCGAACCCTATGGCTGGAGCTCCGCGCTCCAGAACGATTTTGCGCCGCATGCGGCGGCGGGGCTGGTCCCCGGCCGCGTCACCGTCCAGCAGCGCGGCCTCTATCGCCTGATCACCCCGTCCGGGGACCTCGCCGCCGGCCTGTCCGGCCGTCTCGCCTTCGAGGCCGAGGCGGGAGGCTATCCGGTCGCCGGAGACTGGGTGGCCGCTGCCGCCCGCCCGGCGGAGGGCACGGCGACCATCCAGGCCGTGCTGCCGCGCCGCACCCTGTTCCGGCGCCGGGCGGCCGGCCCCGGCGAACCCGCGGCGCAGGCCGTGGCGGCCAATGTCGACCTGGCGCTGCTGCTCGCCTCGTTCAACGCCGACTTCAACCTGCGGCGGCTGGAGCGCTATCTCGCCATCGCCTGGGAGAGCGGCGCCGAGCCCGTGGTGGTGCTGACCAAGGCCGACGCCGGCACCGATCCGGCGCGGGTCGTGGCGGCGGCGGAGAGCGTGGCGGCGGGGGCGCCCGTTCTCGCCGTCTCGTCCCTCACCGGCCAGGGCCTGGCGGCGGTGCGCGCGCTGATCCGGCCTGGCCGCACGGCCGTGCTGCTCGGCAGCTCCGGCGTCGGCAAGTCGACCCTGCTCAACGCTCTCGCCGGCGGGCCGGTGATGGCGACGCAGGCGATCCGCGAGCAGGATGCGCGCGGGCGCCACACCACCACGCATCGCGAGCTCGTGCTGCTGCCGGGCGGGGGGCTGGTGCTCGACACCCCCGGCATGCGCGAGCTCGGCCTGTGGGACGCGGAGAGCGGCGTCTCCGCCACCTTCGCCGATATCGAGGCGCTGGCGCAGCAATGCCGCTTCGGCGACTGCGCGCATGGCAGGGAGCCGGGCTGCGCCGTCCGGGCCGCGCTGGAGGAGGGCAGGCTCGAGGAGGCGCGGTGGCGCAGCTATGACAAGCTGCGCCGCGAGCTGGCGCATCTCGACCGCCGGGACGATCCGGTGGCGCGGGCCGAGGAGCGCCGGCGCTGGGCCCGCATCAGCAAGGCCCACCGCGGCGGCCCGGCCAAGCGGCGCTGGGACGAGGATTAG
- a CDS encoding cupin domain-containing protein, producing MPTPEPSSPIASDDVPWEGWNAVPRFGVRYRHLSRAALGSDYRVGVAIEELPPGKQTAPAHWHVFEEEHVFILEGSLTLRLGADRHAMSAGDYACFPAGQRAAHCLINSGEEPCRYVIIGESNPNEVVVYPDSNKVLLRALGRRTILDLAATRGYWDGEDTGLPPGIPAPAGAPAGAPEPAAAPHPPIASDAVPWEETDAGPRFGGHAKHLTYAAVGADYRVGVLIESPAPGRRLAPRHYHMLEEEHALILEGEATLLLGEERHVMRPGDYACFPAGLPVGHSLMNSGSGPCRYLMIGQRNPADVCVYPDSNKMAVAGLQRRDGVFDMAVVRGYWDGEAE from the coding sequence ATGCCGACCCCAGAACCTTCCTCGCCGATCGCCTCGGACGACGTGCCCTGGGAGGGCTGGAACGCGGTGCCGCGCTTCGGCGTGCGCTACCGGCACCTCAGCCGCGCGGCGCTCGGCTCGGACTACCGCGTCGGCGTCGCCATCGAGGAGCTGCCGCCGGGCAAGCAGACCGCGCCGGCGCACTGGCACGTGTTCGAGGAGGAGCACGTCTTCATCCTCGAAGGCTCGCTCACCCTGCGCCTCGGCGCCGACAGGCACGCGATGTCGGCCGGCGACTATGCCTGCTTTCCCGCCGGTCAGCGGGCGGCGCATTGCCTGATCAACAGCGGCGAAGAGCCCTGCCGCTATGTCATTATCGGCGAGAGCAACCCGAACGAGGTCGTGGTCTACCCCGACTCCAACAAGGTGCTCCTGCGCGCTCTCGGGCGCCGGACGATTCTCGACCTCGCCGCGACGCGCGGCTACTGGGACGGCGAGGACACGGGCCTGCCGCCGGGCATCCCTGCGCCCGCCGGCGCCCCGGCCGGCGCGCCCGAACCGGCGGCAGCGCCGCATCCGCCGATCGCCTCGGACGCCGTGCCCTGGGAGGAGACGGATGCCGGCCCGCGCTTCGGCGGACATGCGAAACACCTGACCTACGCCGCCGTGGGCGCGGACTACCGCGTGGGCGTGCTGATCGAATCCCCCGCCCCCGGCCGGCGCCTGGCACCGCGCCACTACCACATGCTGGAGGAGGAGCATGCGCTGATCCTCGAAGGCGAGGCGACGCTGCTGCTCGGCGAGGAGCGCCATGTGATGCGGCCCGGCGACTATGCCTGCTTCCCCGCCGGCCTGCCGGTCGGCCATTCCCTGATGAACAGCGGCAGCGGCCCCTGCCGCTATCTCATGATCGGCCAGCGCAACCCGGCCGACGTCTGCGTCTATCCCGACTCCAACAAGATGGCGGTCGCCGGCCTGCAGCGGCGCGACGGGGTGTTCGACATGGCGGTGGTGCGGGGATACTGGGACGGCGAGGCGGAGTGA
- a CDS encoding phenylacetate--CoA ligase family protein — MRLIKSTVRPFFLFLVAVVNGVERAFASSRHAYRILLVPGFERIRWGLGAWRAWANFYHAYRRVPAYRHYIDGLGGRPEIRLDHVTKPDLTSIPEMDKESYIKKYPQEERLLGGKLPSAGVMVDESSGSSGTPTSWVRGRTERQITKQMMQMTFLRITGEAETLFVLNAFALGAWATGMNVAISLTDTTILKSTGPNLDKIIATIHEFGPRFRYVVMGYPPFLKTLADDPRLDWSRFKVDGAFGGEGISESLRDYLLKKFQRVIGSYGASDLEVNMALESELTIKLRRALLADERLRQAIIRTEYGVTPMVFQYNPLAYYLEENTRGELVATISRPYNISPKIRYNIHDRGHVLRFGELRRILRELGLEDVLKTSGRVLDLPLLFIYGRSDMSIEYYGAKVTPDSLREILFGLDVLAPVLSTFRLISYEDQAHNKRMEVAVELAAEASLPLPLDELQDKVFTRLAAMNGDFLNAWKRTATPENMPALRVHAFNTGPFEGGQRRLKNEYVASKIKYDSL; from the coding sequence ATGCGGCTGATCAAGAGCACGGTCAGGCCGTTCTTCCTCTTTCTGGTCGCGGTGGTGAACGGCGTGGAGCGGGCCTTCGCCTCGTCGCGCCACGCCTACAGGATCCTGCTGGTCCCCGGCTTCGAGCGCATCCGCTGGGGCCTCGGCGCCTGGCGGGCCTGGGCCAATTTCTACCACGCCTATCGCCGGGTGCCGGCCTACCGCCACTATATCGACGGTCTCGGCGGCAGGCCGGAGATCCGGCTCGACCACGTCACCAAGCCGGACCTCACCTCGATCCCGGAGATGGACAAGGAGTCCTATATCAAGAAGTACCCGCAGGAGGAGCGGCTGCTGGGGGGCAAGCTGCCGTCGGCCGGCGTGATGGTCGACGAATCCTCGGGCAGCAGCGGCACGCCGACGAGCTGGGTGCGCGGCCGGACCGAGCGGCAGATCACCAAGCAGATGATGCAGATGACGTTCCTGCGCATCACCGGCGAGGCGGAAACCCTGTTCGTGCTCAACGCCTTCGCCCTGGGCGCCTGGGCCACCGGCATGAACGTCGCGATCTCGCTCACCGACACGACCATCCTCAAGTCGACCGGGCCGAACCTCGACAAGATCATCGCCACGATCCACGAGTTCGGCCCGCGCTTCCGCTATGTCGTGATGGGCTACCCGCCCTTCCTGAAGACGCTCGCCGACGACCCGCGCCTCGACTGGTCGCGCTTCAAGGTCGATGGCGCCTTCGGGGGCGAGGGCATCTCGGAAAGCCTGCGCGACTACCTCCTCAAGAAGTTCCAGCGGGTGATCGGCAGCTATGGGGCCTCGGATCTCGAGGTCAACATGGCGCTGGAGAGCGAGCTGACCATCAAGCTGCGCCGCGCGCTGCTGGCCGACGAGCGGCTGCGCCAGGCGATCATCCGGACGGAGTACGGCGTCACGCCGATGGTGTTCCAGTACAACCCGCTGGCCTATTACCTTGAGGAGAACACCAGGGGCGAGCTGGTGGCGACCATCTCCCGGCCGTACAACATCTCGCCGAAGATCCGGTACAACATCCACGACCGCGGCCATGTCCTGCGCTTCGGCGAGCTCCGGCGCATCCTGCGCGAGCTCGGCCTGGAGGACGTGCTGAAGACCAGCGGGCGCGTCCTCGACCTGCCGCTGCTGTTCATCTATGGCCGTTCCGACATGTCGATCGAGTATTACGGCGCCAAGGTCACGCCCGACAGCCTGCGCGAGATCCTGTTCGGGCTCGACGTGCTGGCGCCGGTGCTCAGCACGTTCCGGCTGATCTCCTATGAGGACCAGGCGCACAACAAGCGCATGGAGGTCGCGGTCGAGCTCGCCGCCGAGGCGAGCCTGCCCCTGCCGCTCGACGAGCTGCAGGACAAGGTGTTCACCCGGCTCGCCGCCATGAACGGCGACTTCCTCAACGCCTGGAAGCGCACCGCCACGCCGGAGAACATGCCGGCGCTGAGGGTCCACGCGTTCAACACCGGACCGTTCGAGGGCGGCCAGCGCCGGCTCAAGAACGAATATGTCGCCTCGAAGATCAAGTACGACAGCCTGTAG
- a CDS encoding arginine deiminase family protein has protein sequence MLTDVHDFSEYHVPPRRILMHHPRHGASLENLSRDRLAELNFLDLPHPDELYAEYDGFAALVGSHVETIFLEDLLGDHEPYRLEAAANPNLIFMRDSSVTLPWAPSAFIPARPALASRAREADVVGRALEHLGMRALTRFEHDEYLEGGDLLPVTFDGKRVLLIGFGVRTTKAAAIKLALDLIPEHADAIIGLSHDPDLLHLDTGFTVLPNKVILAAAGMFGSGFLIDRDRRLSPVDPLSYAEALGCSIIRCDKADAIAHERCNLLPLGRRRYLAFDLPAELKAALEEAADVTIQLVKGTEIAKATGGVHCLTRPLYG, from the coding sequence TTGCTCACGGACGTGCACGATTTCTCCGAATACCACGTGCCGCCGCGCCGGATCCTGATGCATCACCCGCGGCACGGGGCGTCTCTCGAAAATCTTTCCAGGGATCGTCTCGCCGAGCTCAACTTCCTCGACCTGCCGCACCCAGACGAGCTCTATGCCGAGTATGACGGCTTCGCCGCGCTGGTCGGCAGCCATGTCGAGACGATCTTCCTGGAGGACCTGCTCGGCGATCACGAGCCCTATCGCCTGGAGGCGGCGGCCAACCCGAACCTGATCTTCATGCGCGACAGCAGCGTGACCCTGCCCTGGGCGCCGTCGGCCTTCATCCCGGCCCGTCCGGCGCTGGCGAGCCGGGCCCGGGAGGCGGACGTGGTCGGCAGGGCGCTCGAGCACCTCGGCATGAGGGCGCTCACGCGTTTCGAGCACGACGAATATCTGGAGGGCGGCGACCTCCTGCCGGTCACCTTCGACGGCAAGCGCGTGCTGCTGATCGGCTTCGGCGTCCGCACCACGAAGGCCGCAGCGATCAAGCTGGCGCTCGACCTCATCCCCGAGCATGCCGACGCCATCATCGGGCTCTCGCACGATCCCGACCTGCTGCATCTCGACACCGGCTTCACCGTCCTGCCGAACAAGGTGATCCTGGCGGCCGCGGGCATGTTCGGCTCCGGCTTCCTGATCGACCGGGACCGGCGGCTCAGCCCGGTCGACCCCCTGTCCTACGCCGAGGCCCTCGGCTGCTCGATCATCCGCTGCGACAAGGCCGATGCCATCGCCCATGAGCGCTGCAACCTGCTGCCGCTGGGCCGGCGCCGCTATCTCGCCTTCGACCTGCCGGCCGAGCTCAAGGCGGCCCTGGAAGAGGCGGCCGACGTGACCATCCAGCTGGTCAAGGGCACCGAGATCGCCAAGGCGACCGGCGGGGTCCATTGCCTGACCCGGCCGCTCTATGGTTAG